The Lycium ferocissimum isolate CSIRO_LF1 chromosome 8, AGI_CSIRO_Lferr_CH_V1, whole genome shotgun sequence DNA segment TAGGGTAAATGATACCTGCTGCTAGAAGTTTCACCACTTCTTTCTTTACAACTTCTTGCATTGTCGGGTTCAATCTCTGTTGGGGTTGGACAATTGGCTTGTAATTATCCTCCATGAAAATTCTATGCATGCAAATAGTTGGACTGATCTTTTGATGTCAGCTATAGTCCACCCTAAAGCCCTTTTGTGTTCTTTCAACACTCCAATTAATCTGCTTTCTTGTTCTGTAGTTAAAGAAGATGAGATGATTACTGGAAAAAATTCagattcaagaaaaacatatttcaAATGAGAAGGAAGAGTTTtgagttcaatttttttattgaacttCTTCGGTGGGACTTCCTCATTTTTTGAAATCTTTTTCAAGTGTTTtagccttcttcttctttttattatgGGGTCATCATCACTTGTCGAACTTTGATTTGGACAAACATCTTTCCAATGAATCGGTAATCAACTGATCATCTTTGTATTCATCTGCAAGATCATTTAGCATGTCAATTTGAAAACAAGAAGATGATGACTCATCCTTGAGAAATTTCATTAGTTTTTGTATGTCAAAAATCACTCTTTCCTCATCAACTCGTAGTATCAATTGTCCTTGATGGACATCAATAATTGCTCTACCTGTAGCGAGAAATGGTCTACCTAAAATTAATGGCACCTcaatattttcttccatttcaagTACTATAAAATCTATTGGAATATAAATTTGTCGACTCTTACAAGAACATTTTCAATTATTCCTTTCGGTTTTTTAGTACTTTGATCCGCCAGTTGAAGAGACACACCAGTGTCTTTAATTTCACcaagttctaatttcctaaaaattgaaaaaggcATTAGATTTATTGATGCACCTGAATCACATAATGCTTTTTCAAAATGAGCACCTCCTAGAGTGCAAGGAATTGTAAAACTTCCTGGATCACCAAGTTTTTGTGGAAGCTTATTTTGAAGTATAGCACTACATTTTTCTGTAAGCTTAACGACAGAAAGTTCTTccaattttcttttacttgacAAAATATCTTTAAGAAATTTAGTATAAGAAGGCATTTGTGTCAAAGCATCTGTGAAAGGTATATTAATGTAAAGCTGTTTtaaaatttccagaaacttTGAGAATTGTTTGTCAAGTTTTTCTCATTTCATCTTTTGGGGAAAGGAGAGAGGTTCAGAATGAGGATTTCTAATGAATTCATTTTCTtccacctttttctttttaaatttttgttcaCTTGGAAGCTTAGGTTCATCTTTATTCTCGCTTTCATTTACTTTTTTACCTCTCATGGAGTTCCTTGTCGATCCGCATATGGATCATCAAGAGCTTTACCTCGACCGTAGGGCAATggcttggagtgctcccttggaTTCTTCTCGGTATTGCTCGGTAGAGTACCTTGAATTTGTCCTGACATGAGGGTTGCTAATTGGCTTACCtgaatttccaaatttttgatgGCTGAATTTTGGCTTTCCATTTTTTCATCAGCAGTcttaatgtatttgtatatcaaGTCTTCAATGTGTTTTTGGGGCCGTTGTTCATCCGTAAAACTTCTTGATTTTGAAAACCAGtgtttatatattaaaaaatcgtTGGGAATTTTCGATTGATGAGGATTACTCCATTGGAATCCTGGATGTTTTTGTGCCATAGGACTACCAAATGAGTAATTGTTTCGTAACCAATAGCACTTACTTGTTCCTTATTTTGAGTTGAAGCTTGGCATTCGTGATTTTGATTACCTCCACACGCATCACAATTCTCAAGTTGAGATGGTCAGTGCGCATTTACCTGAATAGCCTCGACTTTTTGTGTGAGAGTTGCATTTTGTTGTGTCAATGAATTTAAAGCTTCAACTTGATTCACTCCTGCTGCTTTCTTGATAATCATTATGTTTGAAGGCCATTGAATAGCATTTTCTGAAATTTCATTCAGCAATTGTGTGGCTTCTGCCGTGGTTTTTCCCATGATAGATCCTCTTGATGCTGCATCAATTACATTTCTAGCAGAGGGTTTAAGACcatgataaaaaatatataaaatatcagAATCTTGGATACCATGATGTGGGCATTTTCTTAACATTGACTTTAATCTTTCCCATGCCTGGTATACGATTCGATCTGTCCGCATAAAATTATTGATTTCTTGTTTCATTTTAATTGTTTTGGCAAGTGAAAAATACTTGTTAAGGAACTTTTGGGTCATTTGGTCCCATGTAGTAATGGAACCTCTTGGTAAGCCTCGCAACCATGTCTTGGCTTCTCCTTTTagtgaaaagggaaaaagtcGCAACCTGATAGCGTCTGTTGTGACTCCATTGTACCTGCAAGTTTCaactaattcaagaaaatcaattaggtgggaATGTGGATCTTCACTTACATCACCCGTAAATTGGCATGAATTTTGGATGGTCTAAATCAAGCCTGTGCGGATTTCAAAGTTATTTGCCGCTATTGGTGGTCTCCTTACGCTTGACTCTCCTTCAAAGTGATCTGGCCTTGCATAATCTCTAAGTATCCTATCATGCCGTGGTGCCACCTCATCAAATTGTTCATCCACTTGATGTGGTGGAGGTGGGTTGTTTTCATTGTTCTCCATGTCTTTCAGTGAAGGAATTTGAGTTGTCCTTTTCATAATAATTTTAAGGATTTTTCAATTTCAGGATCGTATTTGACTAGTTCCCTTGAAGAGGAACGGGTCATGCACTTCCtgaagttgttttttttttaaagtaaaaattaataaataacaaaaaaaaatggttctCAAATTAGTAGTAAAACAATTTATCTGTAGTAGACTTTGCCaatccccggcaacggcgccaaaaattTGACGAGTGTCTggcgtatatatatttttactcgTACTCTATCAAATTATAGTATAAAAAGATGTCGAACCCACATAGATTGGTTTATCTATTCTACAGACGtttcttattttaattactatttgAGAATATCAGAAGAGAGTTGATTGGTgaattaattaactaaaaatatgtaattaaagcAATGgagaaatattttaatttttcacaaaCGTACTAAAAGGTGTTGGGATCCTGACTTCACTTGATATTTCTATTATAAAGTAAATTctttaatcttcaatttctaTTTCTCATAAATGTATAAATGCCTCTCACGattacatttatatattattacttaagttgaagaattaatcgCACTCCTCTCGGTTAtacaaattaattatcaaaatagtaatattaaaGCACTAGAAATATATGCTTGAACCGAAACATGCTCTTTATAGTAAGTCCCTTTCGGTTACCTTACTTGCTATAACTAATCAATACACTATCCGCCTCTCTCGATTACAAATACgtgtaaaattaattataacatAAAGGAGATAGATGtcactaaataaatattaacatCTATCAATACGACAATTAACTATGTTACTTCTTCCGCCTCTCTCGATTACAGAATTAGTAACAAATTAATTAGTAGTATAAATTAGATAGACGgtaacaaataaaataacatctaactgtaaagcatataaaagttaaatagaAAGCTTCTGCTCAAACATGTAAAATTGAGGAATAATATTATCTACTATTATATAGAAATATCAAGATCTGTCATTCTTCCAACACAAAAGAAAGTTATTCCATATTGGAGTTAATACAGCTAATGGAAATATTCTTATccattaataagaaaatagaagaaatattcAAGAAGAATAATTCTGCTATTTAATTAAAAGTAGGACCTAGAATAATTTTCTAACATTAAACAATTGAAGAAATAGTAGATGAACTGAAGAAAGGAACAGTATATTTTGTAGTCCTCCCTTTGCTCTCAAATGCTCTCAATTCGTCTTCCCCCTTCAAATGGAAAACAATGTCTCTATTTATAGCCATAGATGCCTCCCAACTAAATGAGAGGCTATTTGCAATTTGCCAAAGTCTGAATTGCTCGCCTACcatttctctttttccttttcctttttaagaTTATTTAATATGAACTTTCAACTTGGCAAGTTGTAAATGCCAATTGCTTTTCCAATTAGTATACACGATACACGAACCAAAATGGTAAATTGgaacttcttctctttcttcatttgattttctatttctttttgtttttgttttaatttggtGGATCCCACACTAAAGAAAATTTGCACAATTTGCTTTCCATTTTGCTGCACCTTTCCGttcccctcttcttcttcttcttcttttctcattcttctttttctcattcttcttcttgattttgctattttgatttatttattaaaattatggTGTTTCCTGCaaataaaatatagaaatattaatatttaaaattaaataacaacttaatttatatatgtatttttgtctTATCAAGGATACTCAGCACTCGCGGGGCAGTacgaggcattggtaagtttatcgtatttagatttatttaattgcattaattgttacgttttaaaaaataactttttttttctgttgaacACAAATGCAGCTGGTGGTCGTACAGCGTTTACGCATCttggggttagagcatatgcctTACCCTGGGCTTGCGGGGCTTGCGGTGGAGATGGTACGGATATCGGAGGATGGTATCCAGCAGGCAGGCAAGATTAGGCGCAGGGAGGAGCCTGTTCCGGAGGCTGAGTATCAGGCAGCGCCAGGAGGAGGACCGGGTGCTCCCAGAGGAGGAGGCCGTGCCGGGTTGAGGACGCCGTGTTGCCGGGGGACGCCATGTGCGTAGAGGCCGCGGTGCTGCTGTTAGAAGACCTGGTGGTGGAGGACACCATCTGGTAGATGAGGTGGATGAGGCCGATCCCATTCCAGAGGGCGTTTACGGTCTAGTCCATTCGCAGCCGTTCCAGGCCGGTGGCGGCCACCGGGACTCACCTACGTTTATGCCGCTCTTACTTGCCGAGAGATACCGGTCGTCATCACGGCCGAGCCGTAATGCATACATGGAGGAGCGTGATAACGTTGATTGGGCGGCGTTATGCGCTTCATTAGCTGATGAGCGGCctgtgaggaatttagagggagccaggattcttgacttcaatgagtttttgatcccggttagtatttaaaatacttatttgttcatttaaattatttattttaaatatatatatgttactcattatttagtaatattttatattttaggatttggCGCCAGCGGGTCCACTAGAGCCACCCACTCAGGCGTTTTCTCATGGGTCTGCAGAGCCAGCGGTGTCTTCCCATATGACTACCGAGCCACaggtaagctttttattaaaatttcttttattataaggtcaatatttaatatatatatatatatatatatatatatatatatatatatatatatttgattatttaatgtacttattttaaatatgtatgttacttattatttcatttttttgatattttaggattcggcgccagtGGGTCCACAGGAGCGACCCATTCAGGAGCATTCTCATCAGCCTGCCGAGGCagaggtgtcttctcatgagactaccgaggcgcatgtaagttttttacttaaaactaattttattcaatataaaataaatatttatttaattttataacctttacttggactTCGAATAGCATCTCGTCCaggagactacctcatattcaccaccacacccatctcaggagcctacagacccatctcaggagcctactCAGGCGCTCGTtgacacacaggtttgattaaatatataacgttaatgtattcaatataaataag contains these protein-coding regions:
- the LOC132066959 gene encoding uncharacterized protein LOC132066959 isoform X2, translated to MEERDNVDWAALCASLADERPVRNLEGARILDFNEFLIPDLAPAGPLEPPTQAFSHGSAEPAVSSHMTTEPQDSAPVGPQERPIQEHSHQPAEAEVSSHETTEAHETTSYSPPHPSQEPTDPSQEPTQALVDTQVHPSAPEVATPDEEEVEFPDLTQPQVLSVPAGLDPMKKHVLVKGASARGRGDDHDLERSVIKRKNGDGDDGEGGGDGMSLRPRDSLRHTTCGTHPR
- the LOC132066959 gene encoding early nodulin-like protein 1 isoform X1, whose product is MEERDNVDWAALCASLADERPVRNLEGARILDFNEFLIPDLAPAGPLEPPTQAFSHGSAEPAVSSHMTTEPQDSAPVGPQERPIQEHSHQPAEAEVSSHETTEAHHLVQETTSYSPPHPSQEPTDPSQEPTQALVDTQVHPSAPEVATPDEEEVEFPDLTQPQVLSVPAGLDPMKKHVLVKGASARGRGDDHDLERSVIKRKNGDGDDGEGGGDGMSLRPRDSLRHTTCGTHPR